ATCCACCCGCTCTTTTAAGCGGCCTTGTCCTTTCCCCCGCCCATCCACCCATATATCGCTCCGGCCGTGCCACTCCCTCCACTTAACACCAGCTTACCATCACTCCCCTCCTGCACAGTCCTCTGCACCAGCCAGCGCACGGCGAGCGCGCGGGGGCGGCCGGCATTGGCGCCGTAAGATGGCGAGCGGCTCCGGGGAGCACTTCCTGAGGCAGCTGAGCTCCAGCAACGGGCTGCAGGCCGCGCAGGACGggtacggcggcggcggcggagggaggaggaggggctCCAGGCGGTGGTCCAAGAAGCGGGCCGGCGGGAGAGGGTACGGCGGCGGCGGGaagggggaggcggcggcgtcggcgtcggccgggaggaAGCGGGTGATGGTGGTGGTCGACGACAGCTCCGGGGCCAAGCACGCCATGATGTGGGCGCTCACCCACGTCGCCAACCGGGGGGACTTCCTCACCCTGCTCCACGTCCTGCCGCACTACGGCGCCGGAGCGGAGGAGGCGCCCTCCCTCGCCAACTCCCTCGGCACCCTCTGCAAGGCCTGCAGGCCTGAGGTATCATACCTTCCATTTCTTCTCTCTGAGTGTTCCTCTTTTCTGGGACGAAAATACTTGCATTTTGCCGAGCGTATCCCGGCCACTGCTCTGCATCAGGCAGCCAACGGAAGTTGTACATGCATGCCATGTAACTATCTGAGTGCAGCAGCACTACTTCGAGCTAGCTAATTGTGCTTCTTCTTTTTTGCTTCAAGTCGCCATTTTAAGGAGCTTGTCTCTAGTCTCTACAGTCTAGCTTGGTTCGGGGTCCCGCTTTGGAAGCATGCCCAAGAGATTCATTCCAGGAGTAGTTCACAAAAAGTTTGTGTTTTACCAGCAATACAACATGTACTTCGGAGTTCATTTATTTATTGAAAAGGAGTTGCACTGTACTCCATGTTTACTTGTACAGTAGTTCGTAGAAATCAGACCTAGAGAAAGAAAATGTCTTGATATTCTATATAGTCATGCAAGCAAGTTTCATTATCTAAAATTGCAAGCATGTTTACTAGCAGCTCATACAAACTTAGGCCTAGAGAAGATGTCCAAGCATAGTGTTGCCGCCAAGAGTCAATAGCGTAAAGTTTCGGTTTACTGGTTAATCCCGCCATCCTGATGTTCACATGACGAGGGAGAGACACCTTCAGTACTTGGTTAAAAATGGTGAGCCTATCCATCTGGTTGGCCCCTGTATTTTATACAGATCAGATCAGATCAGATCAGAAACATACACACATAAAAAGGGAATCACCGCCCACTTTTCATGGC
The Aegilops tauschii subsp. strangulata cultivar AL8/78 chromosome 3, Aet v6.0, whole genome shotgun sequence genome window above contains:
- the LOC109742368 gene encoding uncharacterized protein, with product MASGSGEHFLRQLSSSNGLQAAQDGYGGGGGGRRRGSRRWSKKRAGGRGYGGGGKGEAAASASAGRKRVMVVVDDSSGAKHAMMWALTHVANRGDFLTLLHVLPHYGAGAEEAPSLANSLGTLCKACRPEVEVEALVIQGPKLGTILSQVKKLEASVLVLSQTKPSTLCWLSCLARSNGEELVEQCINQAECLTLAVRKQSKGVGGYLVSTRWQKNFWLLA